In the Sarcophilus harrisii chromosome 1, mSarHar1.11, whole genome shotgun sequence genome, one interval contains:
- the DAND5 gene encoding DAN domain family member 5, with protein sequence MTGKMLVRQLTAFLSLMTGVWSSPPASEMPALVLGPLPSKVSQESSIYFPSPGMGSGDGPEMLVENAQISPSPATISHSWETFLGLQVGGESWEPLHPGMQEFQDASGLSPQLGRPQEEEEMSAVSLPLSAQEVVRETCKAVPFTQVVSRPGCTSIRLQNKFCFGRCSSFYIPSAGLGRPHLCNSCLPSRRRRVPVVLWCRGVGRPFSYKRRKVSTLVVEACQCQTHV encoded by the exons ATGACTGGGAAGATGTTGGTTAGACAGCTCACAGCTTTCCTCAGCCTGATGACTGGGGTCTGGTCCAGCCCCCCAGCATCCGAGATGCCGGCTCTAGTGCTTGGGCCCTTACCTTCCAAGGTTTCCCAGGAGTCCAGCATTTACTTCCCATCTCCAGGGATGGGCTCTGGAGATGGACCAGAGATGCTGGTGGAAAATGCCCAGATCTCCCCCTCCCCTGCCACCATTTCCCACAGCTGGGAGACCTTTCTGGGCTTGCAAGTGGGAGGAGAATCATGGGAGCCGCTCCATCCTGGCATGCAGGAGTTTCAAGATGCTTCAGGCCTGAGCCCCCAGCTGGGGAGGCcacaggaagaggaagagatgtCTGCTGTGTCCCTTCCCCTCAGTGCCCAGGAAGTGGTTCGGGAGACATGCAAGGCTGTGCCCTTCACCCAG GTGGTCTCCCGGCCCGGCTGCACCTCCATCCGCCTCCAGAACAAGTTTTGCTTTGGCCGATGCAGCTCCTTCTACATCCCCAGCGCGGGGCTCGGCAGGCCCCACCTCTGCAACAGCTGCCTGCCCTCTCGCCGTCGCCGAGTGCCGGTGGTCCTCTGGTGCCGGGGGGTTGGCAGGCCCTTCTCGTACAAGCGGCGGAAAGTGTCCACCTTGGTAGTGGAGGCCTGTCAGTGCCAGACACATGTGTGA
- the GADD45GIP1 gene encoding growth arrest and DNA damage-inducible proteins-interacting protein 1, translating into MAAPMLRACGVRTLRAPPGAPASRAYRARPPPLRPPKPFTPDPEDPMTPRWQLQPRFAAKQFGRFGAASGVAPGSLWPTVPQLREMEAEEREWQPSLGAMQEALRARAEAQERARREREQLIEAKMAQMPQMIMAWRQQQRERWEKVQAEKARRARLQAEAQEKLGYDVDPRSSRFQELLQELEKQDRKRLKQQKKQQKEAARMEALQKAAEAPKSPVSTEPEEHRDPEQGSPDSEHIQNSSNKA; encoded by the exons ATGGCGGCGCCCATGTTGCGAGCGTGTGGCGTCCGGACGCTGCGGGCTCCCCCGGGGGCTCCGGCCTCCCGCGCTTACCGGGCCCGACCGCCCCCGCTCCGGCCGCCCAAGCCCTTCACCCCGGACCCGGAGGACCCGATGACCCCGCGCTGGCAGCTGCAGCCCCGCTTCGCCGCTAAGCAGTTCGGGCGGTTCGGGGCCGCGTCCGGGGTGGCCCCGGGCTCGTTGTGGCCCACGGTCCCGCAGCTCCGGGAGATGGAGGCCGAGGAGCGCGAGTGGCAGCCAAGTCTGGGCGCCATGCAGGAGGCGCTGAGGGCCCGCGCCGAGGCCCAGGAGCGAGCGCGCCGGGAGAG GGAGCAGCTCATCGAGGCCAAAATGGCCCAGATGCCACAAATGATCATGGCCTGGAGGCAGCAACAGCGGGAACGCTGGGAGAAGGTCCAGGCAGAGAAGGCCCGGAGGGCTCGGCTGCAGGCTGAAGCACAGGAGAAGCTGGGCTATGATGTGGACCCAAGAAGCTCTCGCTTCCAGGAGTTGCTACAAGAGCTGGAAAAGCAGGACCGCAAGCGTCTCAAGCAGCAGAAGAAGCAGCAGAAAGAGGCAGCAAGAATGGAGGCCCTGCAAAAGGCTGCAGAGGCCCCCAAGAGCCCTGTAAGCACTGAGCCGGAAGAGCATCGTGACCCAGAGCAGGGAAGCCCAGACAGTGAGCACATTCAAAACTCTTCCAATAAAGCGTAG